Proteins from one Falco naumanni isolate bFalNau1 chromosome 2, bFalNau1.pat, whole genome shotgun sequence genomic window:
- the MED14 gene encoding mediator of RNA polymerase II transcription subunit 14 isoform X1 gives MAPVQLESNQLVPAGGGPTSAPAPPAPGAVTAAASPGYRLSTLIDFLLHRTYAELTVLADLLPRKTDMERKIEIVQFASRTRQLFVRLLALVKWANNAGKVEKCAMISSFLDQQAILFVDTADRLASLARDALVHARLPSFAIPYAIDVLTTGSYPRLPTCIRDKIIPPDPITKSEKQTTLHQLNQILRHRLVTTDLPPQLANLTVANGRVKFRVEGEFEATLTVMGDDPDIPWRLLKLEILVEDKETGDGRALVHSIQINFIHQLVQSRLFADEKPLQDMYSCLHSFCLALQLEVLHSQTLMLIRERWGDLVQVERYHAGKCLSLSVWNQQVLGRKTGTASVHKVTIKIDETDVSKPLQISHEPPLPACDSKLMERAMKIDHLSIEKLLIDSVHARSHQKLQELKAILKSYNVNDNSFIETALPTLVIPILEPCGRSECLHVFVDLHSGMFQLMLYGVDQLTLDDIEKSVNDDMKRIIPWLQQLKFWLGQQRCKQSIKHLPTVSSETLQLANYASHPVGNLSKHKLFIKLTRLPQYYIVVEMFDVPGNPTELEYKYHFLSVSYAEGDDSPATALLLQQFRPNIEELVLDTKSGKQMKSGVKRKLSGDPCSIEPKKPKRSGEMCAFNKVLAHIVAMCDTNMPFIGLRMELSNMDIPHQGVQVEGDGFSHAIRLLKIPPCKGVNEETQKALDRSLLDCTFRLQGRNNRTWVAELVFANCPLNSTSSREQGPTRHVYLTYENQLSEPVGGRKVVEMFLNDWNSIARLYECVLEFARSLPDIPNHLNVFSEVRIYNYRKLILCYGTTKGSSISIQWNSILQKFHISLGTVGPNSGCSNCHNTILHQLQEMFNKTPNVVQLLQVLFDTQAPLNAINKLPTVPMLGLTQRTNTAYQCFSILPQSPTHIRLAFRNMYCIDIYCRSRGVVAIRDGAYSLFDNSKIVEGFYPAPGLKTFLNMFVDSNQDARRRSVNEDDNPPSPIGGDMMDSLMSQLQPQQPPQQPQQQPFAKQAGASGAYPLTSPPTSYHNTVTPSPSMMHTQSPGNLHAASSPSGALRAPSPASFGPTPSPSSLGITMGQTASFASPHGTIDPSSPYTMMSPSQRAGNWPGSPQVSGPSPAARMPGMSPANPSLHSPVPDASHSPRAGTSSQAMPTSMPPPRKLPQRSWAASIPTILTHSALNILLLPSPTPGLVPGLAGSYLCSPLERFLGSVIMRRHLQRIIQQETLQLINSNEPGVIMFKTEALKCRVALNPKTNQTLQLKVTPENTGQWKSEELQVLEKFFETRVAGPPFKANTLIAFTKLLGAPTHILRDCVHIMKLELFPDQASQLKWNVQFCLTIPPSAPPIAPPGTPAVVLKSKMLFFLQLTQKTTVPQEAVSIIVPIIYDMASGTTQQADIPRQQNSSVAAPMMVSNILKRFAELNSPRPGECTIFAAVRDLMVNLTLPPGGRP, from the exons atggCGCCGGTGCAGCTGGAGAGCAACCAGCTGGTGCCGGCCGGCGGGGGCCCCACgtcagccccggccccgccggcccccgggGCCGTGAcagccgccgccagccccggctACCGGCTCAGCACCCTCATCGACTTCCTCCTGCACCGGACCTACGCCGAGCTCACCGTGCTGGCCGACCT ATTACCAAGGAAGACTGATATGGAAAG aaaaatagaaatagtgCAGTTTGCAAGTCGCACTCGTCAACTGTTTGTTCGTTTGTTAGCCTTAGTTAAATGGGCTAATAATGCTGGAAAGGTGGAAAAATGTGCG ATGATATCAAGTTTTTTAGATCAGCAAGCCATTCTGTTTGTGGACACTGCTGATCGTCTAGCATCGCTAGCCAGAGATGCTTTGGTCCATGCTCGTCTCCCTAGTTTTGCAATCCCTTATGCTATTGATGTTCTGACAACTGGATCATACCCACGTCTGCCTACCTGCATTAGG GATAAAATAATCCCTCCTGACCCAATAACAAAGAGTGAGAAGCAAACCACACTTCATCAGCTAAACCAGATTCTTCGACATCGACTAGTGACTACAGATCTCCCTCCACAGCTGGCAAATCTTACAGTTG CCAATGGCCGTGTGAAGTTCCGAGTTGAGGGTGAGTTTGAGGCCACCTTGACAGTGATGGGTGATGACCCTGACATCCCCTGGCGCCTTCTGAAACTGGAAATTTTGGTTGAAGACAAGGAAACTGgtg ATGGCCGAGCCTTGGTTCACAGCATACAGATCAACTTCATCCATCAGTTGGTCCAGTCACGGCTGTTTGCTGATGAAAAGCCACTTCAGGACATGTACAGCTGTCTGC ACTCCTTCTGCTTAGCACTTCAGTTGGAAGTCTTGCATTCACAAACTTTAATGCTGATTCGAGAGCGCTGGGGAGACCTTGTGCAAGTGGAGCGATATCATGCAGGGAAATGTCTCTCACTCTCTGTTTGGAA tcAACAGGTGCTTGGCAGGAAAACAGGGACTGCATCTGTTCATAAGGTCACTATTAAGATTGATGAGACTGATGTCTCAAAACCCTTACAAATCTCTCATGAGCCTCCACTGCCAGCCTGTGACTCCAAACTAATGGAAAGAGCCATGAAG ATTGACCACCTATCAATAGAAAAACTTCTAATAGACAGTGTGCATGCAAGATCTCATCAAAAACTCCAGGAGCTGAAAGCCATTCTTAAGAGCTACAATGTTAATGACAATT CATTCATTGAGACAGCTCTTCCAACTCTCGTAATTCCAATTTTGGAGCCATGTGGTCGATCAGAGTGCCTGCATGTATTTGTTGATCTCCACTCTGGCATGTTTCAGCTGATGCTGTATGGTGTTG ATCAATTGACACTTGATGACATAGAGAAGTCTGTTAATGATGATATGAAGCGTATCATTCCTTGGCTCCAGCAGCTCAA GTTCTGGCTGGGACAGCAACGTTGCAAACAGTCTATAAAGCATCTGCCAACAGTGAGCAGTGAAACTCTTCAGCTAGCTAATTATGCTAGCCATCCAGTGGGAAACCTTTCTAAACACAAACTGTTTATCAAACTCACTCGCCTTCCACAGTACTATATT GTTGTAGAGATGTTTGATGTTCCTGGCAACCCCACAGAACTAGAGTACAAGTaccattttctctctgtgagCTATGCTGAAGGAGATGACAGCCCTGCTACTGCACTTTTGCTACAGCAGTTCAGACCAAACATTGAAGAGTTGGTACTAGACACAAAAAGtgggaaacaaatgaaaagtgGTGTCAAGCGCAAG TTATCTGGTGATCCATGTTCCATAGAGCCTAAGAAACCGAAACGATCAGGAGAAATGTGTGCCTTCAATAAAGTGCTAGCTCATATTGTAGCCATGTGTGATACAAATATGCCATTTATAGGGCTTCGTATGGAg TTATCTAATATGGACATTCCTCACCAAGGAGTACAAGTAGAAGGAGATGGCTTCAGCCATGCAATACGTTTATTAAA AATTCCTCCCTGTAAAGGTGTAAATGAGGAAACACAGAAGGCTCTGGATCGATCTCTTCTTGATTGCACTTTCCGATTACAAGGTAGAAATAATCGCACGTGGGTGGCTGAGCTGGTGTTTGCAAACTGTCCGCTTAATAGCACTTCATCCAGGGAGCAAG GACCAACCCGTCATGTTTACCTGACGTATGAAAACCAGTTATCTGAACCAGTTGGAGGTCGTAAAGTTGTTGAGATGTTCCTTAATGACTGGAACAGTATTGCTCGGCTGTATGAATGTGTCCTGGAGTTTGCACGATCCTTACCAG ATATACCCAACCACTTAAACGTTTTTTCAGAAGTTCGTATCTACAATTACCGAAAACTAATCCTTTGTTATGGAACTACCAAGGGGAGCTCA ATCAGCATTCAGTGGAATTCCATACTCCAGAAGTTTCACATTTCACTGGGAACTGTTGGTCCAAACTCAGGTTGCAGTAACTGTCACAACACAATTCTGCACCAGCTCCAGGAGATGTTTAATAAAACACCAAACGTAGTACAGTTGTTACag GTTTTGTTTGACACTCAGGCTCCATTAAATGCCATCAACAAACTTCCAACTGTGCCCATGCTGGGTCTGACTCAACGCACCAACACTGCCTATCAGTGTTTCTCAATTCTGCCACAGTCACCCACGCATATCAGGCTGGCTTTTAGGAATATGTACTGTATTGACATCTACTGCCGGAGTCGCGGTGTTGTAGCGATACGTGATGGGGCGTACAGTCTCTTTGACAACAGCAAAATAGTTGAAGGCTTTTACCCTGCGCCTGGATTAAAG ACATTCCTGAACATGTTTGTTGACAGCAATCAGGATGCACGAAGACGATCTGTAAATGAAGACGATAACCCACCTTCTCCTATTGGAGGAGACATGATGGATTCTTTGATGTCACAGCTTCAaccccagcagccaccacagCAACCACAACAACAG CCGTTTGCAAAACAGGCAGGAGCATCGGGAGCATATCCTCTCACTTCACCGCCCACCTCCTATCACAACACAGTGACGCCATCTCCATCTATGATGCACACGCAGTCACCAG GAAATTTGCATGCTGCAAGCTCACCTAGTGGAGCTTTAAGAGCACCATCACCAGCATCCTTTGGTCCAACTCCTTCACCTTCCTCTCTTGGAATCACAATGGGACAAACAGCTAGCTTTGCCAGCCCACATG GTACCATAGACCCAAGCTCACCATACACCATGATGTCACCCAGTCAGCGTGCAGGGAACTGGCCAGGATCTCCCCAGGTCTCTGGTCCATCACCAGCAGCACGGATGCCTGGAATGTCACCAGCCAACCCTTCCCTTCATTCACCTGTCCCAGATGCCTCTCATTCCCCACGAGCTGGAACAA GTTCCCAAGCAATGCCGACTAGCATGCCTCCACCTCGTAAACTACCTCAGCGCTCTTGGGCTGCATCCATACCTACAATCCTCACCCACAGTGCCTTGAATATTCTGTTGTTGCCCTCTCCTACCCCTGGGCTTGTGCCGGGACTAGCTGGCAGCTATCTTTGCTCCCCTCTTGAGCGATTCCTTGGATCAGTTATTATGAGGAGGCATCTTCAGAGGATCATACAACAGGAAACG CTACAGTTAATAAACTCCAATGAACCAGGTGTAATTATGTTTAAGACGGAGGCACTGAAGTGTAGGGTTGCTCTCAATCCCAAAACCAACCAGACTTTGCAACTGAAAGTAACACCTGAAAATACAGGACAGTGGAAATCAGAGGAGTTACAAGTTTTGGAGAAGTTTTTTGAAACAAGG GTTGCAGGACCACCTTTTAAAGCGAACACCCTAATAGCCTTCACGAAATTACTAGGGGCTCCAACACATATCCTCAGGGACTGCGTACACATCATGAAACTTGAGCTG TTCCCTGATCAGGCAAGTCAGCTGAAATGGAATGTGCAGTTTTGTTTAACAATTCCTCCCAGTGCACCGCCAATTGCACCTCCAGGAACACCTGCTGTTGTGCTGAAATCCAAAATGTTGTTTTTT ctccagctaacacagaaaacaacagtcCCACAGGAAGCTGTTAGTATTATAGTCCCAATTATTTATGATATGGCTTCGGGTACAACGCAACAGGCTGACATTCCCAGGCAGCAGAACTCTTCTGTTGCTGCTCCAATGATGGTTAGCAATATTCTAAAGAGGTTTGCTGAACTGAATTCACCGCGACCAG GTGAATGCACAATATTTGCGGCCGTTCGTGATTTGATGGTTAATCTTACGCTGCCCCCTGGTGGGCGTCCGTAG
- the MED14 gene encoding mediator of RNA polymerase II transcription subunit 14 isoform X2 has translation MAPVQLESNQLVPAGGGPTSAPAPPAPGAVTAAASPGYRLSTLIDFLLHRTYAELTVLADLLPRKTDMERKIEIVQFASRTRQLFVRLLALVKWANNAGKVEKCAMISSFLDQQAILFVDTADRLASLARDALVHARLPSFAIPYAIDVLTTGSYPRLPTCIRDKIIPPDPITKSEKQTTLHQLNQILRHRLVTTDLPPQLANLTVANGRVKFRVEGEFEATLTVMGDDPDIPWRLLKLEILVEDKETGDGRALVHSIQINFIHQLVQSRLFADEKPLQDMYSCLHSFCLALQLEVLHSQTLMLIRERWGDLVQVERYHAGKCLSLSVWNQQVLGRKTGTASVHKVTIKIDETDVSKPLQISHEPPLPACDSKLMERAMKIDHLSIEKLLIDSVHARSHQKLQELKAILKSYNVNDNSFIETALPTLVIPILEPCGRSECLHVFVDLHSGMFQLMLYGVDQLTLDDIEKSVNDDMKRIIPWLQQLKFWLGQQRCKQSIKHLPTVSSETLQLANYASHPVGNLSKHKLFIKLTRLPQYYIVVEMFDVPGNPTELEYKYHFLSVSYAEGDDSPATALLLQQFRPNIEELVLDTKSGKQMKSGVKRKLSGDPCSIEPKKPKRSGEMCAFNKVLAHIVAMCDTNMPFIGLRMELSNMDIPHQGVQVEGDGFSHAIRLLKIPPCKGVNEETQKALDRSLLDCTFRLQGRNNRTWVAELVFANCPLNSTSSREQGPTRHVYLTYENQLSEPVGGRKVVEMFLNDWNSIARLYECVLEFARSLPDIPNHLNVFSEVRIYNYRKLILCYGTTKGSSISIQWNSILQKFHISLGTVGPNSGCSNCHNTILHQLQEMFNKTPNVVQLLQVLFDTQAPLNAINKLPTVPMLGLTQRTNTAYQCFSILPQSPTHIRLAFRNMYCIDIYCRSRGVVAIRDGAYSLFDNSKIVEGFYPAPGLKTFLNMFVDSNQDARRRSVNEDDNPPSPIGGDMMDSLMSQLQPQQPPQQPQQQAGASGAYPLTSPPTSYHNTVTPSPSMMHTQSPGNLHAASSPSGALRAPSPASFGPTPSPSSLGITMGQTASFASPHGTIDPSSPYTMMSPSQRAGNWPGSPQVSGPSPAARMPGMSPANPSLHSPVPDASHSPRAGTSSQAMPTSMPPPRKLPQRSWAASIPTILTHSALNILLLPSPTPGLVPGLAGSYLCSPLERFLGSVIMRRHLQRIIQQETLQLINSNEPGVIMFKTEALKCRVALNPKTNQTLQLKVTPENTGQWKSEELQVLEKFFETRVAGPPFKANTLIAFTKLLGAPTHILRDCVHIMKLELFPDQASQLKWNVQFCLTIPPSAPPIAPPGTPAVVLKSKMLFFLQLTQKTTVPQEAVSIIVPIIYDMASGTTQQADIPRQQNSSVAAPMMVSNILKRFAELNSPRPGECTIFAAVRDLMVNLTLPPGGRP, from the exons atggCGCCGGTGCAGCTGGAGAGCAACCAGCTGGTGCCGGCCGGCGGGGGCCCCACgtcagccccggccccgccggcccccgggGCCGTGAcagccgccgccagccccggctACCGGCTCAGCACCCTCATCGACTTCCTCCTGCACCGGACCTACGCCGAGCTCACCGTGCTGGCCGACCT ATTACCAAGGAAGACTGATATGGAAAG aaaaatagaaatagtgCAGTTTGCAAGTCGCACTCGTCAACTGTTTGTTCGTTTGTTAGCCTTAGTTAAATGGGCTAATAATGCTGGAAAGGTGGAAAAATGTGCG ATGATATCAAGTTTTTTAGATCAGCAAGCCATTCTGTTTGTGGACACTGCTGATCGTCTAGCATCGCTAGCCAGAGATGCTTTGGTCCATGCTCGTCTCCCTAGTTTTGCAATCCCTTATGCTATTGATGTTCTGACAACTGGATCATACCCACGTCTGCCTACCTGCATTAGG GATAAAATAATCCCTCCTGACCCAATAACAAAGAGTGAGAAGCAAACCACACTTCATCAGCTAAACCAGATTCTTCGACATCGACTAGTGACTACAGATCTCCCTCCACAGCTGGCAAATCTTACAGTTG CCAATGGCCGTGTGAAGTTCCGAGTTGAGGGTGAGTTTGAGGCCACCTTGACAGTGATGGGTGATGACCCTGACATCCCCTGGCGCCTTCTGAAACTGGAAATTTTGGTTGAAGACAAGGAAACTGgtg ATGGCCGAGCCTTGGTTCACAGCATACAGATCAACTTCATCCATCAGTTGGTCCAGTCACGGCTGTTTGCTGATGAAAAGCCACTTCAGGACATGTACAGCTGTCTGC ACTCCTTCTGCTTAGCACTTCAGTTGGAAGTCTTGCATTCACAAACTTTAATGCTGATTCGAGAGCGCTGGGGAGACCTTGTGCAAGTGGAGCGATATCATGCAGGGAAATGTCTCTCACTCTCTGTTTGGAA tcAACAGGTGCTTGGCAGGAAAACAGGGACTGCATCTGTTCATAAGGTCACTATTAAGATTGATGAGACTGATGTCTCAAAACCCTTACAAATCTCTCATGAGCCTCCACTGCCAGCCTGTGACTCCAAACTAATGGAAAGAGCCATGAAG ATTGACCACCTATCAATAGAAAAACTTCTAATAGACAGTGTGCATGCAAGATCTCATCAAAAACTCCAGGAGCTGAAAGCCATTCTTAAGAGCTACAATGTTAATGACAATT CATTCATTGAGACAGCTCTTCCAACTCTCGTAATTCCAATTTTGGAGCCATGTGGTCGATCAGAGTGCCTGCATGTATTTGTTGATCTCCACTCTGGCATGTTTCAGCTGATGCTGTATGGTGTTG ATCAATTGACACTTGATGACATAGAGAAGTCTGTTAATGATGATATGAAGCGTATCATTCCTTGGCTCCAGCAGCTCAA GTTCTGGCTGGGACAGCAACGTTGCAAACAGTCTATAAAGCATCTGCCAACAGTGAGCAGTGAAACTCTTCAGCTAGCTAATTATGCTAGCCATCCAGTGGGAAACCTTTCTAAACACAAACTGTTTATCAAACTCACTCGCCTTCCACAGTACTATATT GTTGTAGAGATGTTTGATGTTCCTGGCAACCCCACAGAACTAGAGTACAAGTaccattttctctctgtgagCTATGCTGAAGGAGATGACAGCCCTGCTACTGCACTTTTGCTACAGCAGTTCAGACCAAACATTGAAGAGTTGGTACTAGACACAAAAAGtgggaaacaaatgaaaagtgGTGTCAAGCGCAAG TTATCTGGTGATCCATGTTCCATAGAGCCTAAGAAACCGAAACGATCAGGAGAAATGTGTGCCTTCAATAAAGTGCTAGCTCATATTGTAGCCATGTGTGATACAAATATGCCATTTATAGGGCTTCGTATGGAg TTATCTAATATGGACATTCCTCACCAAGGAGTACAAGTAGAAGGAGATGGCTTCAGCCATGCAATACGTTTATTAAA AATTCCTCCCTGTAAAGGTGTAAATGAGGAAACACAGAAGGCTCTGGATCGATCTCTTCTTGATTGCACTTTCCGATTACAAGGTAGAAATAATCGCACGTGGGTGGCTGAGCTGGTGTTTGCAAACTGTCCGCTTAATAGCACTTCATCCAGGGAGCAAG GACCAACCCGTCATGTTTACCTGACGTATGAAAACCAGTTATCTGAACCAGTTGGAGGTCGTAAAGTTGTTGAGATGTTCCTTAATGACTGGAACAGTATTGCTCGGCTGTATGAATGTGTCCTGGAGTTTGCACGATCCTTACCAG ATATACCCAACCACTTAAACGTTTTTTCAGAAGTTCGTATCTACAATTACCGAAAACTAATCCTTTGTTATGGAACTACCAAGGGGAGCTCA ATCAGCATTCAGTGGAATTCCATACTCCAGAAGTTTCACATTTCACTGGGAACTGTTGGTCCAAACTCAGGTTGCAGTAACTGTCACAACACAATTCTGCACCAGCTCCAGGAGATGTTTAATAAAACACCAAACGTAGTACAGTTGTTACag GTTTTGTTTGACACTCAGGCTCCATTAAATGCCATCAACAAACTTCCAACTGTGCCCATGCTGGGTCTGACTCAACGCACCAACACTGCCTATCAGTGTTTCTCAATTCTGCCACAGTCACCCACGCATATCAGGCTGGCTTTTAGGAATATGTACTGTATTGACATCTACTGCCGGAGTCGCGGTGTTGTAGCGATACGTGATGGGGCGTACAGTCTCTTTGACAACAGCAAAATAGTTGAAGGCTTTTACCCTGCGCCTGGATTAAAG ACATTCCTGAACATGTTTGTTGACAGCAATCAGGATGCACGAAGACGATCTGTAAATGAAGACGATAACCCACCTTCTCCTATTGGAGGAGACATGATGGATTCTTTGATGTCACAGCTTCAaccccagcagccaccacagCAACCACAACAACAG GCAGGAGCATCGGGAGCATATCCTCTCACTTCACCGCCCACCTCCTATCACAACACAGTGACGCCATCTCCATCTATGATGCACACGCAGTCACCAG GAAATTTGCATGCTGCAAGCTCACCTAGTGGAGCTTTAAGAGCACCATCACCAGCATCCTTTGGTCCAACTCCTTCACCTTCCTCTCTTGGAATCACAATGGGACAAACAGCTAGCTTTGCCAGCCCACATG GTACCATAGACCCAAGCTCACCATACACCATGATGTCACCCAGTCAGCGTGCAGGGAACTGGCCAGGATCTCCCCAGGTCTCTGGTCCATCACCAGCAGCACGGATGCCTGGAATGTCACCAGCCAACCCTTCCCTTCATTCACCTGTCCCAGATGCCTCTCATTCCCCACGAGCTGGAACAA GTTCCCAAGCAATGCCGACTAGCATGCCTCCACCTCGTAAACTACCTCAGCGCTCTTGGGCTGCATCCATACCTACAATCCTCACCCACAGTGCCTTGAATATTCTGTTGTTGCCCTCTCCTACCCCTGGGCTTGTGCCGGGACTAGCTGGCAGCTATCTTTGCTCCCCTCTTGAGCGATTCCTTGGATCAGTTATTATGAGGAGGCATCTTCAGAGGATCATACAACAGGAAACG CTACAGTTAATAAACTCCAATGAACCAGGTGTAATTATGTTTAAGACGGAGGCACTGAAGTGTAGGGTTGCTCTCAATCCCAAAACCAACCAGACTTTGCAACTGAAAGTAACACCTGAAAATACAGGACAGTGGAAATCAGAGGAGTTACAAGTTTTGGAGAAGTTTTTTGAAACAAGG GTTGCAGGACCACCTTTTAAAGCGAACACCCTAATAGCCTTCACGAAATTACTAGGGGCTCCAACACATATCCTCAGGGACTGCGTACACATCATGAAACTTGAGCTG TTCCCTGATCAGGCAAGTCAGCTGAAATGGAATGTGCAGTTTTGTTTAACAATTCCTCCCAGTGCACCGCCAATTGCACCTCCAGGAACACCTGCTGTTGTGCTGAAATCCAAAATGTTGTTTTTT ctccagctaacacagaaaacaacagtcCCACAGGAAGCTGTTAGTATTATAGTCCCAATTATTTATGATATGGCTTCGGGTACAACGCAACAGGCTGACATTCCCAGGCAGCAGAACTCTTCTGTTGCTGCTCCAATGATGGTTAGCAATATTCTAAAGAGGTTTGCTGAACTGAATTCACCGCGACCAG GTGAATGCACAATATTTGCGGCCGTTCGTGATTTGATGGTTAATCTTACGCTGCCCCCTGGTGGGCGTCCGTAG